Part of the Candidatus Cloacimonadota bacterium genome, GGGTGAACCCGGATCTCAGTTGACCCGGGCAGGCGGTTCTGTTCCCTGGATCACCGCGATGGCGTTCTCCGCGGCCATGAGGGCCATTTTGGTGCGAGTCTCCACCGACGCGGAACCGATATGGGGCAGCAATACGGCGTTATCCTGCGCAAGAAGTTCAGCCGGGATTTCCGGCTCGTGTTCAAAGACGTCCAGTCCGGCGGCGAAGATCCCGTTGTCCCGCAATGCCTCTATCAGCGCGGCCTCGTTGACGATCGGACCCCTGGCGGTGTTGACTAGAACGGTATGAGGCCGCATCAGGGCAAGCAGTTCAGCGTTGATCAGATGCCGGGTGGCAGGGGTCAGAGGAGCGTGGATGCTGATGAAATCAGAACTGGCGCAAAGATGGCGGAGGTCGGTGCGTTCATACTTGGCAGAAACGGTTTGGGGATCGATGAGGGGATCGAACCAGAGCACCTTCATGCCGAAACCTTCGGCACGTCGGGCCACGGCGCTGCCGATGCGGCCCATGCCGATGATCCCGAGGGTTTTGGCAAAAACATCCACACCCAGCATCAGCATTGGGCCCCAGCCCTCGAAGCGGCCCGCGCGCACAAAGCTGTCTCCCTCCACCACGCGTCTGGCACAAGCGAGCAGCAGCGCCCAGGTGAGGTCGGCAGTGGATTCCGTGAGCACACCGGGGGTGTTGCAGACCACGATGTTCCTGCTGCTGGCATATTCAAGATCTATGTTGTTGTAGCCCACGGCCAGGTTGGAAACGCATTTGAGCTTCGGAGCCGCGTCCAGCAGTTCCCTGTCGATCGTGTCGGTAAGCAGGCAGAGCAATGCCTCTGATTCTTTCACGGCCGCTAAGAGCTGTGCTCTGGTTATGGCCTGGTCGGATGCGTGGATGGAAAGGGAAAATACTTCCTCCAGACGGTCCAGTGCCGGCTGGGGAATGTTTCGGGTAACAAAGATTCCAGGTTTGGGCATGTCAAACTCCTAAAATTACTGGCCGGGTACCACAAGTTCAACGGCTTGGCGGTCGATCCAGCCGCTTAGCCCGTCCGGAAGCACAACCTGAAGCTGTGAACCTGTTTCCGTCTTGACAGTTACAGTGGTGGCCGGGACCAGTTCTTTCAACGTCCTGCCCGCGGCGGGCGCGGAACGCAGGGCAACTGAACTTAAAACCACCGCCCTGGGATTGTGCTGCCAGCGGTTGATTTTTACCAGCAGGGTGCCGCCAAACACCAGCAGCAGCAGGCCAAAGATCAGCACCAATAGCACCGGAAGGCCACGTTCCCGGTCCGGTGGATAGTGAAAGAGCAGATGCAGGCTGAGCGTGGTTAGCAGAGCTGTGATCAGGACAATCAGAGCCAGCCGGTCCAGTGACAGGAAAGCGTAAACGCCAAGGAAAAGCTGCACCAGATAAGGCTGCTGTGGTTCCCGGGGCAGGGTGGGATCGAGCGCGTGGATGTAAACCAGGTTTTCCCGGGCCGGGGAGTGGCTGGAATCGATGTTCAGGGCGCGCAGGAACTGGAGCACGGCCTGGCCTTGGTTGCCCAGGTGGTGATGGCAGACGCCCAGATCGTAATACAGGTCTGCGTTTTGAATGCCTTGCTCCGCAAGCGGGGCCAGCCTGGCGAGGGTGGCCGCGTAACCGGGGTGAGAAACCTGAAGGGAATCGCTGGGCAGCGTTTGCAGCGAAGCGGGTTGGCTCTGCGCGCCCAGGAAGACAGCAAGCAACAGCAGAAGCATTGTGGGGAGCTTATTCACTGCGTCTCCTCATGTGCCTCAGTCCCCGTTGCCTCAAATTTGCGGGGCTTTCCGTTGCCAAAGCGGTGGCGGCTGAGGGCCTGAACCAACAGGCGGAGTTTCATAAGAGCCCCGTCCAGGCCTGCCGCGTCAGCTCCGCCAGGCATGTAGCGCGCCTTTTGGCAGAGCAGTAGGAAATCCTCGATCCGGTCGATCAGCTGCGGCGGCAGGTCCTTTTGCCGCAGGGCGCTCACCAACTCCTCGGTGCCCAGGCTGCGGGATACCCCAAATTTTTTGGCCAGATATAGCGTAAGCCCGCTTTCGGCCAGGGGATAGAATTCCGGGGATAGCTTGCCGGCGGCGTCCGTGGCCTGGCGCAGATACCTGTTCAATACACGGTTGGCTGTTTTCTGCGCGAAGGCCGCTGGATCTTCCCTGCTCAGGCGCAGGTTGTAGGCCATGATGCCTGAGACGATCAGGGAAACAAGCATGGCCGCCAGGATCATCCAGAACCAGGGCCGGAAGCTGAACGGCCGGAAATCCGGGTAAGCGGGACGGTTCAGCAGAGGGTTCATGGTTTTCGGGGCTTCTCCTTCCAGCAATCCGGAAAAGTATGAAAGCACGTTGCCCTGCCTCACTTTCACCGTTTGCGCCTGGCCCCGGAAAGTTTTAAAGCTGCCGCTGGCGGTGTCGAACCAGCTGAAAGTTACTCCGGGCAAGGTGTATTCCCCGGTCTCGCGTGGCAAAAGGGTATAATTTATCTGGCGGGTGCCTTCCAGGGGATTGCGCAGGTTGTCATCCACACTGGGTTCCGAGACCTGAAACTTGTCCACGGCAGGGAATGGCGGCGAGGTGAATTGTCTGAAATTTCCCTTGCCGGAGACCTTGACACTGCAGGTGATGGCCTCCCCCAAAGTTATTCTGGGGCTGGAATAGCCCTGGCTCACGCTGAAATTTCCCACGGCGCCGGTGAATCCTGCCGGCTTGCCTGCGGGCAGCGGTTTCACGTTTACATAGGCCGGTGAGGAATCCACCTTGCGGTTCAAATAGCTGTAGTAGCCGGAAAACTGGATCCTGCCGGTGAGAGTGGGCATCTGCAGGCGTCCGGCGGTCTGGGGGAAAATCGCCGAACGCTTGATCAGGGCGCGCTGAAAGAGGCGGCCTTTATACTGGACGTCCTCGTAATCGAGGTTCTGAGGCTGATCGTAAACTGACTTGCCGTAGCCGGGATAGTCAGTTTCGTTTTCCGAAAAGAAGGAATCCATCCGCTGATCGGTGTATATGTAATAGGAAACGATGGCCGGCTCGCCCAGCCAGACGCTCTGGCTTTCCGGCAGGCAGAGGAGCACCGTCTCACCCTGGCCGCGACTGCGGTCTGGATAGATGCCTCCAAAGGGGTCGTAGTAGGGATCAAGACTGTGCTGCTGGGGCGGCGGAGTGGTGGTGGCGGCGTCTTCCACGGTAACAGAAAGGTCAGGGGTGGTGTATTCCCTTCCCCCGATCCGGAGCCTGAAGCCCGGGACCCTGAAGACGCCTGCCTTTTGCGGCAGATAGATGTAGGTGAAGGTTTTGGTGTGGGAGCTGGAAAACGCGCCATTGATCCAGGAACTCTGAACCCCTGAGCTGCTCAGCACATTGCGGTAACTGAAGCCCGGAACCTGTGGCGCGGCGGGGGCCGCCAGATCGAGTTTTCTATCGCTGCTGACCTTCAGTTCCAGCTGCAGCTGGTCGGAAAGCCCAATGGTGCCATCGCGCAGAGAAGACGAGACTTTCACGTTTTGGGCCGCCAGCGCCGTGCAGCAGAGCAGCGCGAGCAGAACGGCGAGATACTTTTTCACCACCATTTGCCTGATCCTTGGGGGCCTGCCTGGCCCGGCTGCTGCCGGTCGCGAGCTTCCTGCTGGTCCAGCGCGTCCAGCTGGTTGCGATACTGCTCCTGGTCTTCCTCTGATGGTGGGTTCGGAGGCGGTAGCTGATCCTGCTTCTTGTCAGACGTTGGTGCCGGAGGTGGCGGTTTATAGCCCTGGCGTTTCAGCACCAGTTCGTAGTTGGACTTGGCATCCTGATCATCCGGGTCCAGCAGCATGGCAGATCTGTAAGCCTCCAGGGCGCCATCCAGTTTTCCGCCGCGGTAGAGGGCGTTGCCCCGGTCATAATGGAATTGAGCCACCTTCCCTTTTTCCTTCAGCGCAGCGGCCTGGCTGTTCACGCTCTCGTCGTAGTTTCCGGTTTTGAATTGAGCTTGGCCCAGGCTGTTTTCCGGGATGGGGTCGCCGTCCGTGGGGTCACGCAAAGAAGACCAGGTTTTCTCTGCCTGCCTGTAGTTACCCCGCTTGTAAGCGGCTGAAGCCAGGGCATGGCGGACCACCCCGGGGCGAAAGAGGAGTTCGAACAGCAGAAACGCCAAGATCAGGAGGCTGACGATCAATATGATCTTCATGGACAGGGTGAGGCGCTGCGGTTTCATTTGCGTTTCCTGGTTCTGCGCAAAGGCAGGATGAAGCTTTCGGCCAGCAGCAACAGCAAGGCTGCCGCCGCGGGAATTGAATACTGGTCCTTTAGCGTGGTCAGATTGCGGCTGCGGTCCCAGCCTTTTTCCGCATTGTAGATGTCTTGGAGAATGCTGTCCAGTTCTCCCTGTCTCGGCGTGATGGTGAAGTACCCGCCTTTGCCGGTCGCGGCGATCTCACGCAGTTTGCGGGCATCCAGTTTGGAGAGGATCTGCTCGCCCGTGGTGGTATTGCGCACCAGCGTTCCTTCCTCTTTGCCCACACCCATGGTATAGATCTTCACACCCTGGGCGCTTAGCCGTTTGGCCCTTGTGAGGGCTTCCTGGCCCAGGTCCTCCCCGTCGGTGATCAGCAATAGCACGTTACTGCCTCCCGCACCCAGAAAACCTTTCTCCGCCAGGGCCAGCGCCTCGCCGATGTCCGTACCCGGCCGCGCCGCCGAGTTGGTGCTCAATCCGCCCAGCATCAGTAAAACGCTCTCGTAATCATCCGTGAGCGGGCATTCCATGGTGGCAACCCCGGCGAAGGAGATCAGGCCCACCCGGTCGCCCTTGAGCCTGTCGATGAAAGCGCTGATCTGCAGTTTGGCCCTTTGCAGCCGCGAAGGAGTGATATCGGTGGCGTCCATGCTTTTGGAGATATCCAGGCAGATCATGATGTCCAGCCCGCTGCTGTCAAAATCCCTGGTCTCGTAGTCCCATTGCGGGCGCAAAAGCGCGAGCACGATGAAGACCAGGGCCAGGATGGCCAGGGCGGCTTTCAGGGCTTGGAAAAAGGGTGAGTGGTTGCGCAGGTATTCCGTGTAGAATGAAGTTTCAGCGAAGCGGGCAAAGCGTTTGCGCCGCCTCCGCTCCAGCAGCACCACCAACAGCACCAGCGGGATCAGAACCAGCAGCAACCAGAGATGGCGGGGAAAGAATACGTTCATCGGATCACTCCGGCAGCACCGGCATCACCAACAGGCGCAGAACTAGCTCCAGCAACAGCAGCGCGAAAGCCGCCCACAGCAGCGGCATGAACTGCTCCATCCAGATATAGCGCACCTGCGCCTTGTATTCCGTGGTTTCCAAGGTGTCGATCTTGTCCATGATCCGCTTCAGCTGCTCGCTGTCGCTGGCCTGGGCCGCAGTTCCGGTGCCGGTGATCTGTGCCACCCGGTCCAGCGTTTCCATGTCCAGTTCCACAAAAGTCTTGCTGTAGAAGGTGCCAAAGCGGGGATCGGTGATGGGAAAATCCACATAGCCGTTGGTTCCCACGCCGATCGGATACACTTTGATCTTGAAAGAGCTGGCCATCAGCGCGGCGGTGGCGGGATCGATCTCGCCGGTGTTGCTCACCCCGTCTGTGATCAGGATCACCACCTTGCTTTTGGCGTTGCTGTCCTTCAGGCGGGCCACGGCCTTGGCCAGGCCCAATCCGATCGCAGTGGCGGAGGCAGACTGGTTCACCTCCAGGCGTCCCAGCTGTTCAAGCATTGAGATGTGGTCGTAGGTAAGCGGGCTCTGCGTGAGGGCGTATTCGGAAAATGCCACCAGGCCGAAACGGTCGTTGGGGCGTTTGGAAATGAAGTCCCGGGCCACTTTCACGGCTGCCGCCAGTCTGTTTTGCGGGGCAAAATCCAGCGCCAGCATCGAGCCGCTGATGTCCACGGCCAAAACTATGTCCACCCCTTTCTGGGTGATGTCACGCGTGCCGCGTCCCCAGCGGGGCTGGGCCAGCGCCAGGATCAGGCAGAGGAGGGTGAGGGCGCGCAGCGCGGGAAACAAGTGTCTCCAGAATTTGCTCTCGCCGGCAACCTCCCGCAGCAGGCTCAGCCGGGTGAAGGGCAGCCGCGGCTTACGAGCGCTCTGCCAACGGGTTTGCCACAGCCAGTAAAGCGGGATCAGCAGCAAGGCCAGCAGCCACCAGGGATGCGCGAACTTAAGCATCGCCGCCTCCCACCTGAGCCAGTTTCCGCCGCGCTTCCTCCACCTCAAAAGAACGCAGCCAACCGCGCAGCCATTCTTCCGCTTCAGCGGCCTCTTCAAAGCCGGGCACATATTTGGCGAATTTCACCCGGTCACAAAGCCGCAGAAAGCCCAGAACCTCATCCGCTGAATCCACCCGGATACGCTGAGTGACCCAGTTGATCTCGGAAGTGGACATCTCCAGCGCTGCAAAGCGGTATCTGCGCTCCAGGAACTGCCTCAGGATCTCTGACAGGCGGTAGTGCTGAAGCTTGTATTGGCCGTGAAGCATCAGTTGCTCATCACGGAGGGCGTCGAGGCTGCTGAGGGCAATTTTCCAGGCCGGATCCGGAATGACGGGTTGGGATCCGGCGGCTTCCGGAGCGGTTGTTTTGGCCTCCCGGTGCTTGCGCAGCAGGCTAAAGAGGATGCCGGCCAAAGCTACGACCAACAGCAACGGATAGAGCCACCAGGGCAGCTGTAAAGGATACTTGCGCAGGGGTTTCAGGTCCACCAGCAGCGTGTCCGCCTCCGCCCGCACGGGGATGATGTTCAGCCGGAAACGATCGGTGAACAGCGGTTCCGCCGCGGGGTCAACCGTGCTCACCTTAAGGGCGGGAAAACTGTGGGAACCCGGATACAGCGGCACGATGGTCACTTTCAGCCAATCCTCACCGCGGGGGCTTTTCTGCAGTTGCCAGCTGGAAACATGGAATCTGGTAAGCGTGTCAGGCACCGCCACACTCTTCAGGTCGGTTGTGTGCCTGATCTCCAGTTCAAAGCGGTCCCCCACGCTCAGGTCATCCGCCCCAACCATTTTCTGGATTAGTCCCTCCGCGGCGGTGAGCGCCATCCAAAGCGTGATCAGCAGCGCCAGACTCCTGCTCATCCGCGCGGCCTCCGGCGCCGCTTCCGTTTTTCAAAGAAAGAGAGCAGCGCTTTCACCGCCGAATCGCGGTTGCGGATTAGGATATGGTCCACCTGCATCGATTTGAGTTCCCGGGCCAGCGCTTGTTGCTGTTTCGTCACGCCGGCTTCAAAGGCTTTGCGCACGCTGCCATGGGAGCTGTTCACATAAAGCGTGGCACCGGTTTCGGGATCGCGCAGGTTCAGGATCCCAGCGTCCGGCAAGCTAAGCTCGGCCTCGTCCAGCACCTGCACGGCGATCACGTCGTGTTTTTGGGCCAGCAGGCGCAGGGCTTTCTGGTAGCCGGAATCCAGCAGGTCGGAAAGGATGAAGACCACCGAGCGTTTTTTAAGGATGCGGCTGGCGAAGGTGAAAGCTTCACCCAGAGCGGTACCCGTATGTTTCGGCTCCAGGTAGAGGACGTCCCGGAGGATCTCCAGCGCCTTGTTTCGGCCTTTGCGCGCTGGCAGATACTTCTCCAGTTGGTCGGAAAACATGATCAGCCCCACCTTGTCGTTGTTCGAAAGCGCGGAAAAGGAGAGCAGGGCAATGATCTCGGCCACGCGTTCCTGCTTGAGAGCGATTGCGGTGCCGAAACTTTGGGAGGCGGAAACGTCCACGATGAAAAACACGTTCAGTTCACGGGTTTCCTGGTATTTCTTGATGTAGGGGAAGCCCAGACGGGCGGAAACGTTCCAGTCGATGTCGCGGTAGTTGTCGCCGCTCTGGTATTCGCGCACCTCGGCAAACTCCAGTCCCTGTCCCCGGAAGCTGGAGTGGTACTCGCCGCTGAAAGTTTCGCTAACGCTACCCCGGGCCAGGATCTCGATCCGTTCCACCCGGGCCAGGATTTCCGCCGGTGTGCGGGCTGGCATGGCTGGCTTAGGGTACCTCGATTTCCTCAAAAATGCGGGTGATGATCTCTTCCGTGCTCACGGCCTCTGCCTCAGCCTCGTAGGAGAGGATGATGCGGTGCCTCAAAACGTCTTTGCCCACGGCTTTGATGTCGTCCGGGATCACATAGCCCCGATGCTGAAGATAGGCGTGCGCCTTGGCCGCCCGAGCCAGATAGATCGTGGCGCGGGGGGAGGCGCCGTATTG contains:
- a CDS encoding D-glycerate dehydrogenase, whose protein sequence is MPKPGIFVTRNIPQPALDRLEEVFSLSIHASDQAITRAQLLAAVKESEALLCLLTDTIDRELLDAAPKLKCVSNLAVGYNNIDLEYASSRNIVVCNTPGVLTESTADLTWALLLACARRVVEGDSFVRAGRFEGWGPMLMLGVDVFAKTLGIIGMGRIGSAVARRAEGFGMKVLWFDPLIDPQTVSAKYERTDLRHLCASSDFISIHAPLTPATRHLINAELLALMRPHTVLVNTARGPIVNEAALIEALRDNGIFAAGLDVFEHEPEIPAELLAQDNAVLLPHIGSASVETRTKMALMAAENAIAVIQGTEPPARVN
- a CDS encoding BatD family protein, producing MKKYLAVLLALLCCTALAAQNVKVSSSLRDGTIGLSDQLQLELKVSSDRKLDLAAPAAPQVPGFSYRNVLSSSGVQSSWINGAFSSSHTKTFTYIYLPQKAGVFRVPGFRLRIGGREYTTPDLSVTVEDAATTTPPPQQHSLDPYYDPFGGIYPDRSRGQGETVLLCLPESQSVWLGEPAIVSYYIYTDQRMDSFFSENETDYPGYGKSVYDQPQNLDYEDVQYKGRLFQRALIKRSAIFPQTAGRLQMPTLTGRIQFSGYYSYLNRKVDSSPAYVNVKPLPAGKPAGFTGAVGNFSVSQGYSSPRITLGEAITCSVKVSGKGNFRQFTSPPFPAVDKFQVSEPSVDDNLRNPLEGTRQINYTLLPRETGEYTLPGVTFSWFDTASGSFKTFRGQAQTVKVRQGNVLSYFSGLLEGEAPKTMNPLLNRPAYPDFRPFSFRPWFWMILAAMLVSLIVSGIMAYNLRLSREDPAAFAQKTANRVLNRYLRQATDAAGKLSPEFYPLAESGLTLYLAKKFGVSRSLGTEELVSALRQKDLPPQLIDRIEDFLLLCQKARYMPGGADAAGLDGALMKLRLLVQALSRHRFGNGKPRKFEATGTEAHEETQ
- a CDS encoding VWA domain-containing protein; this encodes MNVFFPRHLWLLLVLIPLVLLVVLLERRRRKRFARFAETSFYTEYLRNHSPFFQALKAALAILALVFIVLALLRPQWDYETRDFDSSGLDIMICLDISKSMDATDITPSRLQRAKLQISAFIDRLKGDRVGLISFAGVATMECPLTDDYESVLLMLGGLSTNSAARPGTDIGEALALAEKGFLGAGGSNVLLLITDGEDLGQEALTRAKRLSAQGVKIYTMGVGKEEGTLVRNTTTGEQILSKLDARKLREIAATGKGGYFTITPRQGELDSILQDIYNAEKGWDRSRNLTTLKDQYSIPAAAALLLLLAESFILPLRRTRKRK
- a CDS encoding DUF58 domain-containing protein translates to MPARTPAEILARVERIEILARGSVSETFSGEYHSSFRGQGLEFAEVREYQSGDNYRDIDWNVSARLGFPYIKKYQETRELNVFFIVDVSASQSFGTAIALKQERVAEIIALLSFSALSNNDKVGLIMFSDQLEKYLPARKGRNKALEILRDVLYLEPKHTGTALGEAFTFASRILKKRSVVFILSDLLDSGYQKALRLLAQKHDVIAVQVLDEAELSLPDAGILNLRDPETGATLYVNSSHGSVRKAFEAGVTKQQQALARELKSMQVDHILIRNRDSAVKALLSFFEKRKRRRRPRG
- a CDS encoding tetratricopeptide repeat protein, whose amino-acid sequence is MNKLPTMLLLLLAVFLGAQSQPASLQTLPSDSLQVSHPGYAATLARLAPLAEQGIQNADLYYDLGVCHHHLGNQGQAVLQFLRALNIDSSHSPARENLVYIHALDPTLPREPQQPYLVQLFLGVYAFLSLDRLALIVLITALLTTLSLHLLFHYPPDRERGLPVLLVLIFGLLLLVFGGTLLVKINRWQHNPRAVVLSSVALRSAPAAGRTLKELVPATTVTVKTETGSQLQVVLPDGLSGWIDRQAVELVVPGQ
- a CDS encoding VWA domain-containing protein, with translation MLKFAHPWWLLALLLIPLYWLWQTRWQSARKPRLPFTRLSLLREVAGESKFWRHLFPALRALTLLCLILALAQPRWGRGTRDITQKGVDIVLAVDISGSMLALDFAPQNRLAAAVKVARDFISKRPNDRFGLVAFSEYALTQSPLTYDHISMLEQLGRLEVNQSASATAIGLGLAKAVARLKDSNAKSKVVILITDGVSNTGEIDPATAALMASSFKIKVYPIGVGTNGYVDFPITDPRFGTFYSKTFVELDMETLDRVAQITGTGTAAQASDSEQLKRIMDKIDTLETTEYKAQVRYIWMEQFMPLLWAAFALLLLELVLRLLVMPVLPE
- a CDS encoding tetratricopeptide repeat protein encodes the protein MKPQRLTLSMKIILIVSLLILAFLLFELLFRPGVVRHALASAAYKRGNYRQAEKTWSSLRDPTDGDPIPENSLGQAQFKTGNYDESVNSQAAALKEKGKVAQFHYDRGNALYRGGKLDGALEAYRSAMLLDPDDQDAKSNYELVLKRQGYKPPPPAPTSDKKQDQLPPPNPPSEEDQEQYRNQLDALDQQEARDRQQPGQAGPQGSGKWW